The following are encoded in a window of Amycolatopsis lexingtonensis genomic DNA:
- a CDS encoding alpha/beta fold hydrolase produces the protein MTWDAFDSVRLADVELAYRVVGDGPRLTVLLHGWPQTGECWRHVVEPLGRDRTVVVPDLRGYGASGLTGAGYDKRSTAGDISALIHHLGHESAVVVGHDRGARVAHRWALDHPSEVDALVLLDILPTRVVMNSFDRTSAAAMWHWFFHRQPELAVELVAGNVEAYLAHFFAAVRKSGAVDEKTFRHYVSAFSDPGHLRASFEDYRTGFDVDLARDEADHAAGRRLAAPLLVLWGAEGGLAASDVVGVWRDHHADPGAVSGHAVPGGHYVPEEAPRELVRALRVFR, from the coding sequence ATGACCTGGGACGCGTTCGACTCGGTCCGGCTGGCGGACGTCGAGCTGGCCTACCGCGTGGTCGGCGACGGGCCGAGGCTGACCGTGCTGCTCCACGGGTGGCCGCAGACCGGCGAATGCTGGCGGCACGTCGTGGAACCGCTGGGCCGGGACCGCACCGTCGTCGTCCCGGACCTGCGGGGCTACGGCGCTTCCGGCCTCACCGGCGCCGGCTACGACAAGCGGTCCACCGCCGGTGACATCAGCGCGCTGATCCACCACCTCGGCCACGAGTCGGCCGTCGTCGTCGGGCACGATCGCGGCGCGCGGGTCGCCCACCGCTGGGCGCTCGACCACCCGTCCGAAGTGGACGCCCTGGTGCTGCTGGACATCCTGCCGACGCGGGTGGTGATGAACTCCTTCGACCGGACGTCGGCGGCCGCGATGTGGCACTGGTTCTTCCACCGGCAGCCCGAGCTGGCCGTCGAGCTGGTGGCGGGCAACGTCGAAGCGTACCTCGCGCACTTCTTCGCCGCGGTCCGGAAATCCGGCGCCGTCGACGAGAAGACCTTCCGGCACTACGTCTCCGCGTTCAGCGATCCCGGGCACCTCCGGGCGTCCTTCGAGGACTACCGCACCGGCTTCGACGTCGACCTCGCCCGCGACGAGGCCGACCACGCCGCCGGGCGCCGGCTGGCGGCGCCGCTGCTCGTCCTGTGGGGCGCCGAGGGCGGTCTCGCCGCCAGCGACGTCGTGGGCGTCTGGCGGGACCACCACGCCGATCCGGGGGCGGTGAGCGGGCACGCCGTGCCGGGCGGGCACTACGTCCCGGAGGAGGCGCCCCGCGAGCTGGTGCGCGCCCTCCGGGTGTTCCGGTGA
- a CDS encoding carbon-nitrogen hydrolase family protein has translation MGPSRIATAAAHFGRDLSFGTARVGALIEEARQAGAAILVLPDGTLGGSFADFGRADPEYPAPALDPAGPEVRAVAALAAELVVCFGYTEAGEQGERYSAAACVSGDGVLGRHRKVHLSAAEALRQRPGRGFAAFDTPAGRIGMLLDYEKAFPEPARDLAVDGAEIVACLCSWTTGSRAQTLARDRQARLFDVYDCVRAVENQVVFVSANQAGVLNGTRFLGLAKVVGPDGVTRARTGSRAALVVAELNVEAEIAAARSVRHHLEERTGATPSVA, from the coding sequence ATGGGGCCATCCCGGATCGCCACTGCCGCCGCTCACTTCGGGCGCGATCTCTCGTTCGGCACCGCACGTGTCGGCGCGCTGATCGAGGAAGCTCGCCAAGCCGGCGCCGCGATTCTGGTCTTGCCGGACGGCACGCTCGGCGGCTCTTTCGCCGACTTCGGCCGGGCCGATCCCGAATACCCGGCGCCGGCGCTGGATCCGGCCGGGCCCGAGGTGCGGGCGGTGGCGGCGCTGGCCGCGGAACTGGTGGTGTGTTTCGGGTACACCGAGGCGGGTGAACAGGGGGAGCGGTATTCGGCGGCGGCTTGCGTGTCCGGTGACGGCGTGCTCGGCCGGCACCGCAAGGTGCACCTTTCCGCGGCCGAGGCACTGCGCCAGCGACCGGGGCGGGGATTCGCCGCGTTCGACACCCCCGCCGGCCGGATCGGCATGCTGCTCGATTACGAGAAGGCTTTTCCCGAGCCCGCCCGCGATCTCGCCGTCGACGGCGCCGAAATCGTCGCCTGCCTGTGCTCGTGGACGACCGGCAGCCGGGCGCAGACCCTCGCGCGCGACCGCCAGGCGCGGCTCTTCGACGTCTACGACTGCGTGCGGGCCGTCGAAAACCAGGTGGTTTTCGTCTCCGCCAACCAAGCCGGTGTCCTGAACGGCACCCGGTTCCTCGGATTGGCCAAGGTCGTCGGACCGGACGGGGTCACCCGGGCCCGGACCGGTTCCCGGGCGGCGCTCGTCGTCGCCGAGCTGAACGTCGAGGCGGAGATCGCGGCGGCGCGCAGCGTCCGCCACCACCTCGAAGAACGAACGGGGGCTACGCCGAGCGTCGCTTGA
- a CDS encoding PepSY-associated TM helix domain-containing protein encodes MSTTPTVPSHRATRPSPRPRLSTVLQLVSRRLHFLAGIVVAPFLAVLCLTGLVYVFSPQVHDSLYRTDLHVNHVGEVRRPLAEQVRAALTAHPEATLKSVLTPPAADRTTRVVLAVPGSTADRTVFVDPYTSLINGELSTVENRLPANTWLRQLHSNLQLGEPGRLYAELAASWVPLVAVGGVILWLARTRRKRPLREVLLPATRDKTGWARLRAIHGAAGLWLTAGLLVVAVTGLAMSQFAGGRADAATDPVHLRAPALAAAPVPVRPGAEPIGIDRAVAAAETAGLSGELAVVAPSRPDVPYTATEIAEGLPIHRGAVTIDPYTAEVTERIAWSDYSLPAKLSALATEFHTGTLFGLANQILLALVAVATLVLLALGYRMWWIHNPYKGRWTSLPRPVWRQLAGGPLMVILLGIAVLAWVLPVLGASLVVFLAVDAALSRVKRRSA; translated from the coding sequence TTGTCTACGACCCCCACCGTCCCCTCGCACCGGGCCACCCGGCCGTCGCCGCGGCCGCGCCTGAGCACCGTTCTCCAGCTCGTCTCCCGGCGGCTGCACTTCCTCGCGGGCATCGTCGTCGCGCCCTTCCTCGCGGTGCTGTGCCTCACCGGGCTCGTCTACGTGTTCAGCCCGCAGGTCCACGACAGCCTTTACCGGACCGACCTGCACGTGAACCACGTCGGCGAGGTGCGCCGCCCGCTCGCCGAGCAGGTACGGGCGGCGCTCACGGCGCACCCGGAGGCGACGCTCAAGTCCGTCCTCACCCCGCCCGCCGCCGACCGCACCACCCGCGTAGTACTGGCCGTGCCCGGCTCGACCGCGGACCGCACGGTGTTCGTCGACCCGTACACCAGCCTGATCAACGGCGAGCTGAGCACGGTCGAGAACCGGCTGCCCGCGAACACGTGGCTGCGTCAGCTGCACAGCAACCTGCAGCTGGGCGAGCCGGGCCGGCTCTACGCCGAGCTCGCCGCGAGCTGGGTGCCCCTCGTCGCCGTGGGCGGCGTGATCCTGTGGCTGGCCCGTACTCGCCGCAAACGCCCGCTGCGTGAAGTGCTCCTGCCCGCCACCCGGGACAAGACGGGGTGGGCCCGGCTGCGCGCGATCCACGGCGCGGCCGGCCTGTGGCTCACGGCGGGACTGCTGGTGGTGGCGGTCACCGGGCTGGCCATGAGCCAGTTCGCGGGCGGCCGCGCGGACGCGGCGACCGACCCGGTCCACCTGCGCGCCCCGGCACTGGCCGCGGCCCCGGTGCCGGTCCGGCCGGGCGCCGAGCCGATCGGCATCGACCGCGCCGTGGCCGCCGCCGAGACCGCGGGACTGAGCGGCGAGCTGGCCGTGGTCGCCCCGTCGCGGCCGGATGTGCCTTACACGGCAACGGAAATCGCGGAAGGACTGCCGATCCACCGCGGCGCGGTCACGATCGATCCCTACACGGCGGAGGTGACCGAGCGGATCGCGTGGAGCGACTACTCGCTGCCGGCGAAGCTGAGCGCCCTCGCCACGGAGTTCCACACCGGCACGTTGTTCGGGCTGGCTAACCAGATCCTGCTCGCGCTGGTGGCGGTCGCGACGCTCGTCCTGCTCGCGCTCGGCTACCGCATGTGGTGGATCCACAACCCGTACAAGGGAAGGTGGACGTCGTTGCCGCGTCCGGTGTGGCGCCAGCTGGCCGGCGGCCCGCTGATGGTCATCCTGCTGGGGATCGCGGTGCTGGCCTGGGTCCTGCCGGTGCTGGGCGCGAGCCTGGTGGTGTTCCTGGCGGTCGACGCGGCGTTGAGCCGGGTCAAGCGACGCTCGGCGTAG
- a CDS encoding copper resistance CopC family protein — MTAVKERPRVAVPRPREGAGRFVALLLLVAACWGTLLAVTPSVTGDPVLVTTSPGSTEVVKSPDAVVLTFDRPVPAALATVRVLDPDGSQVVHTRPSHVDGRDDTISVPMPAERHEGTYAVAWTLPSIRLEPVSGSFTFDVSYPIQPDGVPEIETTRDPVVTAVHLTARTLAVAAMVLLTGLAFFVAAIGPAAARTRATRRLVKTTWWLLAGGTLVALVSFGPYAAWVPVRDALDPRLLAGAFESGAGGALLARLATLVPATLGLALLLKSPPATTAADRRLRGAAVLGCASAVLTTWTFADPRPPGTPPVLALAADIGLLAALAIPAGGLVLLRYPVARDRHTASRFARSVVGCAAVLVVAASAQAWSGHGLGWLPAGALALAAVVAWLVARGPLKARLGGRITRGTAVLLTAALLAVAGTAQAWSGHRLGWLPAGALALAAVLADFAWFVARRPATAQLGRRITTVAVAMVVLTIATATLLALDSGQSAHAQGPVGQAPAAIREQVAPTRLTYDTGALDLVVIPAAGRLDVRVSVLGPQATGTTVTAALGPTPVPLDRAGSGYWTGQASTPGPGRRDLVLTLRAGDGRTQTVKQPIDVR, encoded by the coding sequence ATGACGGCGGTCAAAGAACGTCCCCGCGTCGCGGTCCCGCGGCCGCGCGAGGGGGCGGGGCGGTTCGTCGCGCTCCTGCTGCTGGTCGCCGCCTGCTGGGGCACGCTGCTCGCCGTGACCCCCTCGGTGACCGGGGACCCGGTGCTCGTCACGACGTCCCCGGGCAGCACGGAAGTCGTCAAGTCCCCCGACGCCGTCGTGCTGACCTTCGACCGCCCGGTGCCGGCCGCGCTGGCCACCGTGCGCGTCCTCGACCCCGACGGCAGCCAGGTCGTCCACACGCGACCGTCCCACGTGGACGGTCGCGACGACACGATCTCCGTGCCCATGCCAGCTGAGCGGCACGAAGGGACCTACGCCGTGGCGTGGACCCTGCCGTCGATCCGGCTCGAGCCGGTCAGCGGCTCCTTCACGTTCGACGTGTCCTACCCGATCCAGCCCGACGGCGTGCCCGAGATCGAGACGACCCGCGACCCGGTCGTGACGGCCGTCCACCTGACGGCGCGGACGCTCGCGGTCGCGGCGATGGTGCTGCTCACCGGCCTCGCGTTCTTCGTCGCGGCGATCGGGCCCGCCGCCGCGCGGACCCGAGCCACCCGCCGGCTGGTCAAGACCACTTGGTGGCTGCTGGCCGGCGGAACGCTCGTCGCCCTGGTGTCGTTCGGGCCGTACGCGGCGTGGGTGCCGGTGCGCGACGCGCTCGACCCCCGGCTGCTGGCGGGTGCCTTCGAGTCCGGCGCCGGCGGCGCCCTGCTCGCCCGCCTGGCCACGCTCGTCCCCGCCACGCTCGGCCTCGCGCTGCTGCTGAAGAGCCCGCCCGCGACCACGGCCGCCGACCGGCGGCTGCGCGGCGCGGCGGTCCTCGGCTGCGCGTCGGCGGTCCTCACGACGTGGACCTTCGCCGATCCGCGGCCGCCCGGTACGCCGCCGGTGCTCGCGCTCGCGGCGGACATCGGCCTCCTCGCCGCCCTGGCGATTCCGGCCGGTGGCCTGGTGCTGCTGCGGTACCCGGTCGCCCGCGACCGGCACACGGCGTCCCGGTTCGCGCGCTCGGTGGTGGGGTGCGCGGCGGTGCTCGTTGTCGCGGCGAGCGCCCAGGCTTGGTCCGGGCACGGGCTTGGCTGGCTTCCCGCCGGAGCGCTCGCGCTGGCGGCGGTCGTGGCCTGGCTCGTCGCGCGCGGTCCACTGAAGGCACGGCTCGGCGGCCGGATCACCAGGGGAACGGCGGTGCTGCTCACCGCGGCACTGCTGGCCGTCGCGGGAACCGCCCAGGCCTGGTCCGGTCACCGGCTCGGCTGGCTCCCCGCCGGAGCCCTCGCCTTGGCGGCGGTCCTCGCCGACTTCGCCTGGTTCGTCGCGCGCCGTCCGGCCACCGCGCAGCTCGGCCGCCGGATCACCACGGTGGCGGTGGCGATGGTGGTGCTCACCATCGCCACCGCGACGTTGCTCGCACTCGACTCCGGCCAGAGCGCGCACGCGCAGGGGCCGGTGGGTCAGGCCCCGGCCGCGATCCGGGAGCAGGTCGCGCCGACACGGCTCACGTACGACACCGGCGCGCTGGACCTCGTCGTCATCCCGGCCGCCGGCCGGCTCGACGTGCGCGTGTCGGTGCTGGGCCCGCAGGCCACCGGCACCACCGTGACCGCCGCGCTCGGCCCCACGCCGGTGCCGCTGGACCGGGCCGGATCCGGCTACTGGACGGGGCAGGCGAGCACGCCCGGCCCCGGCCGGCGGGACCTGGTGCTGACGCTGCGGGCCGGGGACGGCCGCACGCAGACGGTCAAGCAGCCCATCGACGTGCGATGA
- a CDS encoding DUF1775 domain-containing protein, with product MAHRSSLFALLTAVLGVLALAPPAAAQVSIVPDRVDGGGTHTFAFRLANERTDTKSTRLELVFPPTPPVAYVKVDAPPGWTATVRPRPLNPPVEAGGTLVREVADTLVVEGGTVAPRQFEQFLVTMGPLPADGTLLFDATQTFANGMVAHWNQRTSPAPAITFGAGPVAPAAEAGAQQPVPAADDSAAVPVDQVPQSTGGPPFAVLWGAFGLALVVIAVVGYRAHRRRLRVPAPEPESPRAEVGVE from the coding sequence ATGGCGCACCGCAGTTCCCTGTTCGCGTTGCTCACGGCCGTGCTGGGCGTCCTGGCACTGGCCCCGCCCGCGGCGGCCCAAGTGTCCATCGTGCCCGATCGCGTCGACGGCGGCGGCACGCACACCTTCGCCTTCCGGCTGGCCAACGAGCGGACCGACACGAAGTCGACCCGGCTCGAGCTGGTCTTCCCGCCCACCCCGCCGGTCGCCTACGTCAAGGTCGACGCGCCGCCGGGCTGGACCGCCACCGTCCGCCCGCGGCCGCTGAACCCGCCGGTCGAAGCCGGCGGCACGCTGGTCCGCGAGGTCGCGGACACCCTCGTCGTCGAAGGCGGCACGGTCGCGCCGAGGCAGTTCGAGCAGTTCCTCGTCACCATGGGGCCGCTGCCCGCCGACGGGACGCTGCTGTTCGACGCGACGCAGACCTTCGCCAACGGAATGGTCGCGCACTGGAACCAGCGGACTTCGCCGGCACCGGCGATCACCTTCGGCGCCGGGCCCGTCGCTCCCGCGGCCGAAGCCGGTGCGCAGCAACCGGTTCCGGCCGCCGACGACTCCGCCGCCGTCCCGGTGGACCAGGTGCCGCAGAGCACCGGCGGCCCGCCCTTCGCCGTGCTGTGGGGAGCGTTCGGCCTCGCGCTCGTCGTGATCGCGGTCGTCGGGTACCGGGCCCACCGCCGCCGGTTGCGCGTGCCCGCCCCGGAACCCGAGTCCCCGCGCGCGGAGGTGGGCGTCGAATGA